A genomic segment from Pleurodeles waltl isolate 20211129_DDA chromosome 9, aPleWal1.hap1.20221129, whole genome shotgun sequence encodes:
- the GEMIN7 gene encoding gem-associated protein 7 — MEIQEIVRGDEMAMGFPGTSSTEGSSPVSSSVKRKRMFQAHWKESWPWLVLKEIQGERPKMFCDVCLKYPDIAISHSGSGRNAFVNGCDQLRIESIRAHETSKAHMACFLRNNPGLEIPFKAQRLLKLNNTKKKKKHKTFRNEKAAASQGSSPSGRVNMNFSLTTRNHDAGKRKRMFQAQWKESWPWLVLKERQGEEPKMFCNICLAYPDVAVSHSVSRKNAFLSGCNQFRIEPIRAHEKSKSHTTCVSLCCEEKHSVMDSSLFKNEQAAQYKQADGFPGISSNNQTSLSPLTSRKDKKYDSEKRKRVFQAHWKKCWSWLFLKETQGESPKMYCSICLKYPDLAVSHSPSGKCAFLNGCDQFRVEPIKAHETSKAHKMCILLYNQEMKKTLDPTLASNAGSASPTVQCRAQLLIVQALQKLKEIERKRLMVLFTNAYCIAKQGMPLSDMDILCSAMKTAGVDLGDNYTNREKASEFIKCEAEVIRQDIKDIVLNSRFVCIVADGSTDNALVEQETVLVRVVNEGKPYTVFADLVPLYHKHAPDLMDGIVNGIKKVSLDLDQMKSSHSPGPTLVSVNFDGAPVMMESKGGVAAMLKHDIPFLLPFYCVTHKLQLGILDVDLAMKVPVTVTRLPRGPDGNSRGFDLNTPRGQALGFPGLSASRVDTEDLKRSQKVRAVLREHYLRSLLAMAGKMVCFTMYEKGTVEARFGTSDIDILNFQVYDLQTPLGVQKEALIRCSDVISYAFEL; from the exons ATGGAGATTCAAGAAATAGTCCGAGGTGATGAAATGGCAATGGGATTCCCAGGTACCAGCTCCACCGAAGGAAGCAGTCCTGTTTCTTCATCTGTGAAAAGGAAGCGAATGTTTCAGGCTCACTGGAAAGAATCCTGGCCATGGCTTGTTTTGAAGGAGATCCAGGGAGAAAGACCGAAAATGTTCTGTGATGTTTGCCTGAAATACCCTGACATAGCAATTAGTCACTCTGGGTCTGGTAGGAATGCTTTTGTGAATGGGTGTGACCAGTTACGCATTGAGTCAATAAGAGCACATGAAACAAGCAAAGCTCATATGGCATGCTTCTTGCGAAACAATCCGGGGTTAGAAATACCTTTCAAAGCACAAAGACTTTTGAAATTGaacaacaccaagaagaaaaagaaacacaaaacattCAGAAATGAAAAAGCAGCAGCGTCCCAGGGTTCTAGTCCCAGCGGGAGAGTCAACATGAACTTTTCTTTGACAACCAGAAATCATGATGCTGGGAAAAGGAAACGAATGTTCCAGGCTCAGTGGAAAGAATCCTGGCCGTGGCTTGTTTTGAAGGAGAGACAAGGAGAAGAACCTAAAATGTTCTGCAATATATGCCTGGCGTACCCTGATGTAGCAGTAAGTCACTCTGTGTCTAGAAAGAATGCCTTCCTGAGTGGATGTAATCAGTTTCGCATTGAACCAATTCGAGCACACGAAAAAAGTAAATCTCACACCACATGTGTTTCGTTATGCTGTGAGGAAAAGCATTCTGTTATGGACTCAAGCCTTTTTAAAAATGAGCAGGCAGCACAATATAAACAAGCAGATGGATTTCCAGGAATTAGCTCAAACAATCAAACAAGCCTTAGCCCCCTTACAtcaagaaaggacaaaaaatatgATTCTGAGAAACGTAAGCGGGTATTCCAGGCTCACTGGAAAAAATGTTGGTCATGGCTTTTCTTGAAGGAGACCCAGGGTGAAAGCCCGAAAATGTACTGCAGTATTTGCCTGAAATACCCCGACTTAGCAGTTAGCCACTCGCCATCTGGCAAGTGTGCCTTCCTGAATGGATGTGATCAGTTCCGTGTCGAACCAATCAAAGCACACGAAACAAGTAAAGCTCACaaaatgtgcattttattgtacaACCAGGAGATGAAAAAAACACTTGACCCAaccttggcttccaatgcaggcaGTGCCAGTCCCACTGTTCAGTGTAGAGCACAATTACTTATTGTTCAAGCTTTGCAGAAACTTAAGGAAATCGAGAGGAAAAGATTAATGGTGTTATTTACAAATGCATATTGTATTGCAAAACAGGGCATGCCTCTCTCTGACATGGATATTTTGTGTAGTGCAATGAAAACAGCTGGTGTGGATTTAGGTGACAACTACACAAATCGAGAAAAAGCCTCTGAATTTATAAAATGTGAAGCAGAAGTTATTCGCCAAGACATAAAGGATATTGTTCTTAATTCTAGATTCGTATGTATTGTTGCAGATGGGAGCACTGATAATGCCCTTGTTGAACAAGAAACCGTGCTGGTTAGGGTAGTCAATGAAGGAAAGCCCTACACTGTGTTTGCGGACCTTGTACCACTATATCATAAACATGCTCCAGATCTGATGGATGGTATTGTTAACGGCATCAAAAAGGTTTCATTGGACTTGGACCAGATGAAGTCTTCACATTCTCCAGGTCCAACACTTGTGTCCGTGAATTTTGATGGTGCTCCCGTAATGATGGAATCAAAGGGTGGGGTTGCAGCAATGCTAAAACATGACATACCATTCCTACTACCCTTTTATTGTGTAACCCACAAGCTTCAGCTGGGTATTCTCGATGTG GATCTTGCTATGAAAGTGCCTGTCACTGTCACCCGACTGCCACGTGGACCAGATGGCAACAGCCGGGGTTTCGACCTGAACACTCCCCGTGGACAAGCACTGGGTTTTCCTGGATTGTCTGCTTCTAGAGTAGATACAGAGGACCTGAAACGGTCACAGAAGGTAAGGGCAGTGCTGAGAGAGCACTACCTGCGGAGCCTTCTTGCTATGGCTGGAAAGATGGTCTGCTTTACCATGTACGAGAAGGGGACTGTGGAAGCCCGCTTTGGGACATCGGACATCGACATCCTCAACTTTCAAGTATATGACCTGCAGACTCCACTGGGTGTGCAGAAAGAGGCACTAATTCGCTGCTCTGATGTCATCTCCTATGCTTTTGAACTCTAG